Within the Thalassotalea ponticola genome, the region GATCACAGATTGCCAATCGATATTACCATTGCCCAAACCAATAAAGTCTGGATTCATTAAACTCGGACGTCGATTATAGCTTAGTGCATTCAATTCACTGTCGACAATATTACCACCGGCCTCTTGTAAAATAATATGGCTAGCACCGGTATCCCACTCACCGGTGGGACCAATGCGTATGTACAAATCTGTACTGCCTTCTGCAATCTGACAACTTTTCAGCGAACAACTGCCCAGTGGCTTGTGTTGATAGGCGTAATCCTGATTTAAATAAGGCTCGATAACCGCTAGCTTTTGTCGACGGGAAACGCCAACATTGAGCGGTCGACGCCCGTCGTAATCGGCTACCTGTATACGTTGGGTATGCGCAAGTGATTGCTTATACGCCCCCTCGCCTTTACTGGCGTAGTACGTCACTTGATGTGCTGGCGCATGAATTACGCCAATCGTTGGCCAATTGGCTTCCACTAAGGCGATATTGACGGCAAAGTCACCACTTCTGGCGATAAATTCCCCGGTACCGTCAATGGGATCGAGTAGCCAGTACCGTTGCCAGTGTTGTCGTTGTTGCCAGTCGAGGTTAGTGCTCTCTTCAGAAATGATTGGAATATCGGGTGTTAGCCGTTGTAAGCCATCAATTAACACCTGATTTGCCGCTAAATCAGCGCTGGTTACCGGTGAGTCATCCGCTTTTTGATATTGCTCAAAATTGCCCTGGTGGTAAAAGCGCATCACCTCCTCACCAGCGGTTTGCGCAAGTTCTATGGCGATTTCTAACAACCTAGCGTGATTCATGGTTAACCTTTTTGTCTATCTAGCAATAACATTAGCGCACTGATACTGCGTGCCTCGGTAAAATCTGGTTGCGCCAGTAATTGGTGATAATCTGCTAATTTCCAATGCACTTGTTGCAATGGTTCAGGCTCATCGCCTTCGAGTTGGCTAGAGTAAAGCCCGCGCGCAACATACAGTTGCATCGTGGCATTAAAAAACGCAGGTGCTAAGCTCACCTGATGCAAAAATTCAATCGACTTTGCGCCGTAGCCAATTTCTTCTTGCATCTCCCGATTAGCCGCTTGTTCGCCACTCTCGCCGGGGTCAATAAGGCCTTTGGGAAACCCCAACTGATATGAATGTGTTCCGGCGCAATACTCGCGCACTAGAATCATCGTGTCATCATCTAACATAGGCACCACTAGCACGGCGCCCGAGCCACTGCCTTTTATTTTTTCATAGGTGCGCAGCTGACCGTTACTAAAGCGAAGATCAATGGCCTCAACTGTAACTAAGCGACTTTTCGCAACATCTTGGCTATGCAATATCTCGGGTAATTGTAATTTGTTATCGTTATTCATATAGCTCTATACTTCTCATCCATCGCGCAACGTAAAACAACGGCATGCCCATGACCCAAAACTTCTCTTTTAAGCATAGCAAAACGATGTTAGTTTCTTAATAATATACTTAAATGATAGCCGTATTGATAGGGTAAACGATGCTAGATTGGGCAAACATAAAAACCGTATTGTTAGATATGGATGGCACCATATTAGATTTGCATTTTGACAACTATTTTTGGTTACAACACCTGCCCAAACGATACGCACAGGTGCACGGCATCAGCGTTAGTGAGGCACAAGACTTTTTGGCGCAAAAATATCGCGATGTAGAAGGAACCATCTCTTGGTATTGCCTCGATTATTGGGCCGAACAAACCAATATGGCCATTACCGAAATCAAGCGAGAAATTGATCACCTGATCCGGTTGCGCGATGACGCGCACGACTTTATGCAGGCGCTGAGACAATCTGGTCGACAGGTTATTTTAGTCACCAATGCCCACCCTGATAGCTTGAGTTTAAAAATCGAAAAAACTGCGTTAGATAAATATTTTGACCGACTGATTTCATGCCATCAATACGGTGTCAGTAAAGAGTCGCAACAACTGTGGCGGCAATTGCAACATGATATTGGTTTTGACAAACAACACACATTATTCGTCGATGATACCATTAGCGTGCTCGATGCCGCCAAACGCTATGGTATCGCTCACCTATTGGCGATAGCCAACCCTGACAGCCAGCAACCCGTGCGCCACATTGAGCACTATCCTGCCATCGCTAATTACGACGTGTTGATCAAAGATATTCTCACTCAGGCACCTGCGCCGTAAGTAGTCATACGATGGCGGCGCTTGGTGGTTGTATCGCATACGAACCACCAAGCACATGATCGCTATTTATGAGGAATGTTAGCCAGAACGCGGGTTAATAGCTTCCAATATTCACTTACCGATGTAATATCGACTTTTTCATCCGGTGAGTGAGGAAACTTTATCGTTGGGCCAATGGACACCATATCTAAATGTGGGTATTCGGTTTTAAACAGTCCACATTCTAAACCGGCGTGAATGACCATCACCTCTGGCCAGTTATCAAATAACTGATGATATGTTTCACGCACTAAGTGCATGATAGGTGAATCCGTACTCGGCTTCCATCCTGGGTAAGCGCCTGAGAACTCTACCTGTGCACCGGCTAAGCTAAACAGTGACTCAACCTGTTCTTCGATTTGAATTCGCCCGTCGTCATGCAGTGAGCGGATCAAGTTAAGCACTACCAGTTTAGGCCCTTTGCAACGTATCACGCCGAGGTTAATTGACGTTTCAACAATACCTTCAATATCATCACTCATGCGCTGCACGCCATTAGGTGCCGCATTAAGCGCTGATAAAATACGGTGCTGACACTCTTTACTCCACATTTGCTCAAACTCTTCAGGCTGAATTAGCATCATGGTTAATTCTGGCTCTACCACGGCTAAATTTGTCTGAATTTGGGCTAAATATGTCGAAAATGCGTTTTGCAATGCATCGATGTGTTTTGCATCAACGACAAAGCTAGCGTTTGCTTCGCGAGGAATTGCATTGCGTAAACTACCACCGTTGAGTTCGGTCAGTTGGATGCCAAACTGCTTACTTGCCTGCAGTAAAAAGCGCACTAGCAACTTATTGGCGTTACCGCGACCGAGGTGAATATCGACACCCGAGTGACCACCTTTTAAACCGGAAATACTCAAATTGAACGATTGCCAGTCCGTTGGTACTGCTTGCATTTCTAATGGAAAAGTTGCTGTTGCATCAACGCCACCAGCACAGCCCATGTATACTTCGCCCTCTTGCTCTGAGTCTGTATTGATCAAAATATCGCCGTCTAACCAACCTGCTTTGAGGCCAAACGCGCCACTCATACCGGCTTCTTCATCAATCGTAACTAACACTTCAAGCGGGCCGTGTTTAAGGTCGTCACTTGCCAATACCGCCAATGCCGAAGCCAAGCCGATACCGTTATCAGCGCCTAGCGTCGTCCCCTCTGCAGTTACCCACTCACCATCGATATAAGGGCGAATCGGATCGTTGAGAAAGTCGTGCTCTGTGCCGGCATTTTTCTGCGGCACCATGTCCATATGAGCCTGTAAAATAACTCCTTTACAGTTTTCCATGCCTGGCGTTGCTGGCTTCTT harbors:
- the cysQ gene encoding 3'(2'),5'-bisphosphate nucleotidase CysQ; the encoded protein is MNHARLLEIAIELAQTAGEEVMRFYHQGNFEQYQKADDSPVTSADLAANQVLIDGLQRLTPDIPIISEESTNLDWQQRQHWQRYWLLDPIDGTGEFIARSGDFAVNIALVEANWPTIGVIHAPAHQVTYYASKGEGAYKQSLAHTQRIQVADYDGRRPLNVGVSRRQKLAVIEPYLNQDYAYQHKPLGSCSLKSCQIAEGSTDLYIRIGPTGEWDTGASHIILQEAGGNIVDSELNALSYNRRPSLMNPDFIGLGNGNIDWQSVIIPHRCSRSSD
- the nudE gene encoding ADP compounds hydrolase NudE — translated: MNNDNKLQLPEILHSQDVAKSRLVTVEAIDLRFSNGQLRTYEKIKGSGSGAVLVVPMLDDDTMILVREYCAGTHSYQLGFPKGLIDPGESGEQAANREMQEEIGYGAKSIEFLHQVSLAPAFFNATMQLYVARGLYSSQLEGDEPEPLQQVHWKLADYHQLLAQPDFTEARSISALMLLLDRQKG
- the yrfG gene encoding GMP/IMP nucleotidase, producing the protein MLDWANIKTVLLDMDGTILDLHFDNYFWLQHLPKRYAQVHGISVSEAQDFLAQKYRDVEGTISWYCLDYWAEQTNMAITEIKREIDHLIRLRDDAHDFMQALRQSGRQVILVTNAHPDSLSLKIEKTALDKYFDRLISCHQYGVSKESQQLWRQLQHDIGFDKQHTLFVDDTISVLDAAKRYGIAHLLAIANPDSQQPVRHIEHYPAIANYDVLIKDILTQAPAP
- a CDS encoding aminoacyl-histidine dipeptidase, which produces MSELSQLQPSSLWSIFANICAIPHPSKHEQKISAWIQQWACELGIECKEDTVGNLFLKKPATPGMENCKGVILQAHMDMVPQKNAGTEHDFLNDPIRPYIDGEWVTAEGTTLGADNGIGLASALAVLASDDLKHGPLEVLVTIDEEAGMSGAFGLKAGWLDGDILINTDSEQEGEVYMGCAGGVDATATFPLEMQAVPTDWQSFNLSISGLKGGHSGVDIHLGRGNANKLLVRFLLQASKQFGIQLTELNGGSLRNAIPREANASFVVDAKHIDALQNAFSTYLAQIQTNLAVVEPELTMMLIQPEEFEQMWSKECQHRILSALNAAPNGVQRMSDDIEGIVETSINLGVIRCKGPKLVVLNLIRSLHDDGRIQIEEQVESLFSLAGAQVEFSGAYPGWKPSTDSPIMHLVRETYHQLFDNWPEVMVIHAGLECGLFKTEYPHLDMVSIGPTIKFPHSPDEKVDITSVSEYWKLLTRVLANIPHK